A section of the Cololabis saira isolate AMF1-May2022 chromosome 16, fColSai1.1, whole genome shotgun sequence genome encodes:
- the nkx2.4a gene encoding NK2 homeobox 4a isoform X1: MSLSPKHTTPFSVTDILSPIEETYKKFGGMDGAGNLTSPLGAYRQPQVSQTGMQQHSMGHNATVATTYHMPHSVSQFSHSAMGGYCNGGIGNMGDLPSYQESMRNSAAATGWYSTNPDPRYSTISRFMGPSTGMNMAGMGSLTGMGDASKAMPVLHAAPRRKRRVLFSQAQVYELERRFKQQKYLSAPEREHLASMIHLTPTQVKIWFQNHRYKMKRQAKDKAAQQMQQQQDGNLCQQQQAQSPRRVAVPVLVKDGKPCQNGSNTPTPSQQQAQQTHQQNQQQNGAGVVLNSSTNSLSQHQSQQQVNALELEEMSPSPPSLHSQLNMAQIDTSAVDYTSNMVTSNLLYGRTW, translated from the exons ATGTCGTTGAGCCCAAAACACACAACGCCTTTTTCAGTGACAGATATTTTGAGTCCAATCGAGGAGACCTACAAGAAGTTTGGTGGCATGGACGGCGCAGGGAACCTAACCTCTCCACTTGGAGCCTACCGACAGCCTCAGGTGTCACAGACCGGCATGCAACAGCACTCCATGGGCCACAACGCCACGGTGGCCACCACTTACCACATGCCGCACAGCGTCTCCCAGTTCTCCCACAGCGCAATGGGGGGATACTGCAATGGAGGCATTGGCAACATGGGAGACCTTCCGTCGTACCAGGAAAGCATGCGGAATAGTGCAGCAGCCACAGGCTGGTACAGCACCAACCCCGACCCAAGATACTCCACAA TTTCTAGATTCATGGGACCTTCCACAGGTATGAACATGGCTGGCATGGGGAGTCTCACAGGGATGGGGGACGCCAGCAAAGCCATGCCAGTGCTCCACGCTGCGCCCAGGAGGAAGCGGCGCGTCCTGTTCTCGCAGGCTCAGGTCTACGAGCTGGAGAGGAGGTTTAAGCAGCAGAAGTACCTGTCGGCGCCGGAAAGGGAGCACCTGGCCAGCATGATCCACCTGACGCCGACGCAGGTGAAAATCTGGTTTCAGAATCACCGGTACAAGATGAAGCGCCAGGCGAAGGACAAGGCGGCGCAACAGATGCAGCAGCAACAGGACGGTAACCTGTGCCAGCAACAGCAGGCGCAGTCCCCGCGGCGCGTCGCCGTGCCCGTGCTGGTCAAGGACGGCAAACCTTGCCAGAACGGCTCCAACACGCCGACGCCGAGTCAGCAACAGGCGCAACAGACCCACCAACAGAACCAACAACAGAACGGAGCCGGAGTCGTCCTCAATTCCTCAACCAACAGCCTCAGCCAGCATCAAAGCCAGCAGCAGGTGAACGCTTTGGAGCTGGAAGAGATGTCGCCCAGCCCCCCCTCACTGCACAGTCAGCTCAACATGGCCCAAATAGACACGTCTGCTGTAGATTACACCAGTAACATGGTCACCTCAAACCTCCTCTACGGCAGAACATGGTAG
- the nkx2.4a gene encoding NK2 homeobox 4a isoform X2 → MSLSPKHTTPFSVTDILSPIEETYKKFGGMDGAGNLTSPLGAYRQPQVSQTGMQQHSMGHNATVATTYHMPHSVSQFSHSAMGGYCNGGIGNMGDLPSYQESMRNSAAATGWYSTNPDPRYSTSMNMAGMGSLTGMGDASKAMPVLHAAPRRKRRVLFSQAQVYELERRFKQQKYLSAPEREHLASMIHLTPTQVKIWFQNHRYKMKRQAKDKAAQQMQQQQDGNLCQQQQAQSPRRVAVPVLVKDGKPCQNGSNTPTPSQQQAQQTHQQNQQQNGAGVVLNSSTNSLSQHQSQQQVNALELEEMSPSPPSLHSQLNMAQIDTSAVDYTSNMVTSNLLYGRTW, encoded by the exons ATGTCGTTGAGCCCAAAACACACAACGCCTTTTTCAGTGACAGATATTTTGAGTCCAATCGAGGAGACCTACAAGAAGTTTGGTGGCATGGACGGCGCAGGGAACCTAACCTCTCCACTTGGAGCCTACCGACAGCCTCAGGTGTCACAGACCGGCATGCAACAGCACTCCATGGGCCACAACGCCACGGTGGCCACCACTTACCACATGCCGCACAGCGTCTCCCAGTTCTCCCACAGCGCAATGGGGGGATACTGCAATGGAGGCATTGGCAACATGGGAGACCTTCCGTCGTACCAGGAAAGCATGCGGAATAGTGCAGCAGCCACAGGCTGGTACAGCACCAACCCCGACCCAAGATACTCCACAA GTATGAACATGGCTGGCATGGGGAGTCTCACAGGGATGGGGGACGCCAGCAAAGCCATGCCAGTGCTCCACGCTGCGCCCAGGAGGAAGCGGCGCGTCCTGTTCTCGCAGGCTCAGGTCTACGAGCTGGAGAGGAGGTTTAAGCAGCAGAAGTACCTGTCGGCGCCGGAAAGGGAGCACCTGGCCAGCATGATCCACCTGACGCCGACGCAGGTGAAAATCTGGTTTCAGAATCACCGGTACAAGATGAAGCGCCAGGCGAAGGACAAGGCGGCGCAACAGATGCAGCAGCAACAGGACGGTAACCTGTGCCAGCAACAGCAGGCGCAGTCCCCGCGGCGCGTCGCCGTGCCCGTGCTGGTCAAGGACGGCAAACCTTGCCAGAACGGCTCCAACACGCCGACGCCGAGTCAGCAACAGGCGCAACAGACCCACCAACAGAACCAACAACAGAACGGAGCCGGAGTCGTCCTCAATTCCTCAACCAACAGCCTCAGCCAGCATCAAAGCCAGCAGCAGGTGAACGCTTTGGAGCTGGAAGAGATGTCGCCCAGCCCCCCCTCACTGCACAGTCAGCTCAACATGGCCCAAATAGACACGTCTGCTGTAGATTACACCAGTAACATGGTCACCTCAAACCTCCTCTACGGCAGAACATGGTAG